One genomic region from Terriglobus aquaticus encodes:
- the nagA gene encoding N-acetylglucosamine-6-phosphate deacetylase gives MPHTAITAARLLLPNGALNQPLLFVRDGVVERISTRAEAELPANTLDLGDATLAPGFLDVHVHGAGGRDVMEGTQDAVETTACMLARFGTTSFLATTVTAPIDHTLSALEALADSIESEPTAAGARPIGIHLEGPFISHAKRGVHPVANILPPSIGLFDRFQQAARGHIRLMTIAPETEGATELIAHAAASGVRLSMGHSNATAAETRSGIATARRAAPTQAVSATHTFNAMRALDHREPGILGVTLDDADLFAELICDGIHTTPEAVRLWFRSKGENRAILVTDGMAATGMPDGDYKLGELDVTVRDGVCTSSGVLAGSVLTMQRAVANLQAFTGASLATAVRLATHNPAALLGLADEQAGMVPGAEASFTVFDKAGAFRGTVLRGEHLPFA, from the coding sequence ATGCCGCACACCGCGATCACCGCAGCGCGTTTGCTGCTGCCGAACGGAGCGCTCAATCAGCCGCTACTCTTCGTGCGCGACGGCGTCGTCGAGCGCATCTCGACGCGTGCGGAAGCAGAGCTGCCCGCGAACACACTCGATCTGGGCGACGCCACCCTTGCGCCTGGTTTCTTGGATGTCCACGTGCACGGCGCGGGCGGGCGCGACGTGATGGAAGGAACCCAGGATGCGGTGGAAACCACCGCATGCATGCTGGCGCGCTTCGGTACGACAAGCTTCCTCGCCACGACGGTGACCGCGCCGATCGATCACACGCTTAGCGCTCTCGAAGCGTTGGCGGACAGCATCGAGAGTGAGCCAACCGCAGCAGGTGCACGCCCAATCGGCATACACCTGGAGGGCCCTTTCATCTCGCATGCAAAGCGTGGCGTGCACCCCGTGGCCAACATTCTGCCGCCGTCGATCGGCCTTTTCGATCGCTTTCAGCAGGCAGCGCGCGGTCACATTCGGCTGATGACCATCGCTCCTGAAACGGAGGGCGCAACGGAGTTGATCGCGCATGCCGCTGCCTCAGGCGTGCGCTTGTCGATGGGCCACTCCAACGCCACGGCTGCGGAGACACGCAGTGGAATCGCGACGGCGCGCAGGGCCGCTCCCACACAGGCTGTCTCTGCAACGCATACCTTCAATGCGATGCGCGCGCTCGACCACCGCGAGCCGGGCATTCTCGGCGTCACGCTGGACGACGCGGACCTGTTTGCGGAACTGATCTGCGACGGCATCCACACCACACCTGAGGCGGTGCGGCTCTGGTTCCGCAGCAAGGGCGAGAACCGGGCCATCCTCGTCACCGACGGCATGGCTGCGACCGGCATGCCCGATGGCGATTACAAGCTAGGCGAGTTGGACGTGACGGTGCGCGATGGCGTGTGCACCTCCAGCGGCGTGCTGGCCGGTTCCGTTTTGACCATGCAGCGAGCCGTTGCGAACCTGCAAGCGTTCACCGGCGCTTCCCTCGCCACCGCGGTCCGCCTGGCCACGCACAATCCGGCTGCTCTGCTGGGGCTTGCCGACGAGCAAGCCGGCATGGTTCCTGGCGCCGAAGCCAGCTTCACGGTGTTCGACAAAGCCGGAGCGTTCCGCGGTACAGTGCTTCGGGGCGAACACCTGCCGTTTGCCTAA